A single window of Myxocyprinus asiaticus isolate MX2 ecotype Aquarium Trade chromosome 34, UBuf_Myxa_2, whole genome shotgun sequence DNA harbors:
- the LOC127425715 gene encoding keratinocyte differentiation factor 1-like — MESSLSWASGPLEEGPYQERCVDPEEIEIQHLGGSHKVNHKDANGNSMGPETVQFLPVKEEPVLGTCLCGPCTSVAGCRKLFCSILTCGLYYLCQRLPCLTLSDSSPVNVQAEKPLSSPNDENGFYSDIRIGGVKVDTSVIEDDEEHLSFSTSKIEMDSPTYFSSLPEDHFIDGDLTKDVDKLITRKLMEVFSEFEINELAKCTSDSMFLRRSREISQLISDIVQEHNMEEQEAEGRLVREIIRISTRKSKKKPQFKPQELQRDSGNDTWNSKRNSQKSSFNSISDGKLQISMERSDDIEARKLRNNSNQSYSPSFQETGVPVTSDTPLLNSIRA, encoded by the exons ATGGAGAGCTCCCTGTCCTGGGCCAGTGGTCCCCTTGAGGAAGGGCCTTACCAAGAACGTTGTGTTGACCCAGAGGAGATTGAGATCCAGCATCTTGGAGGATCCCACAAAGTCAATCACAAAGATGCCAATGGCAACTCTATGGGGCCGGAGACTGTACAATTTCTTCCTGTCAAAGAAGAGCCAGTGTTGGGGACGTGTTTGTGTGGACCTTGCACATCTGTGGCAGGTTGCAGGAAGCTCTTTTGTAGCATCTTGACTTGTGGATTGTACTACCTATGCCAGCGTTTGCCCTGTCTGACTTTGAGTGACAGTTCACCTGTCAACGTACAAGCGGAGAAGCCTTTGAGCTCTCCAAATGATGAGAACGGATTCTATTCTGACATCCGTATTGGAGGTGTCAAGGTGGATACGTCAGTCATTGAAGATGATGAAGAGCACCTCTCATTTTCCACCTCTAAAATTGAGATGGACAGTCCTACCTACTTCAGTAGCTTACCAGAAGACCACTTTATCGATGGCGACCTGACTAAAGATGTGGATAAACTCATCACACGGAAGCTTATGGAGGTCTTCTCGGAGTTTGAGATCAACGAGTTGGCCAAATGCACCTCAGACTCCATGTTCCTCCGGCGTTCACGGGAGATCAGTCAGCTGATCTCGGATATCGTACAGGAGCACAACATGGAGGAGCAGGAGGCCGAGGGCAGGCTGGTGCGTGAAATTATTCGCATCAGCACACGCAAGAGCAAGAAGAAGCCGCAGTTCAAGCCTCAGGAGCTGCAACGAGATAGCGGTAATGACACGTGGAACAGCAAGAGgaacagccagaagagcagcttCAATTCCATCAGCGATGGGA AGCTGCAGATTTCAATGGAGAGGTCAGATGACATAGAAGCCAGGAAGTTACGCAACAACAGTAACCAGT